From a region of the Campylobacter showae genome:
- the exbD gene encoding TonB system transport protein ExbD — MPKKEGLNVIPLIDIMLVLLAIVLSISTFIAQGNIKIDLPNSESAEKKQDENDKIAVLINKDNEFFIGEEKIAEENLKEKLNEIKNETLIELKSDKESKFDSFIKVIDILKEKNHENFAITTTTE; from the coding sequence ATGCCTAAAAAAGAGGGATTAAACGTAATCCCACTCATAGATATTATGCTCGTTTTGCTAGCTATCGTGCTTAGCATCTCTACCTTTATCGCTCAGGGCAATATCAAAATCGACCTGCCAAACAGCGAGAGCGCAGAAAAAAAGCAAGACGAAAACGATAAAATCGCTGTTTTAATTAATAAAGATAATGAGTTTTTCATAGGCGAAGAGAAAATCGCCGAGGAAAATTTGAAAGAAAAGCTAAACGAGATAAAAAATGAAACGTTAATAGAACTCAAAAGCGATAAAGAGAGTAAATTCGACTCGTTTATCAAGGTTATCGACATACTAAAAGAAAAGAATCATGAAAACTTCGCTATCACGACAACAACTGAATAG
- the exbB gene encoding TonB-system energizer ExbB codes for MEFLKHNVDYVIIGILGLMSFVVVWLTIERLIFYANVKFENYKNQDDFEESVTRNLTTLYIVYSNAPYIGLLGTVAGIMVTFYDMGMSGGIDTKSIMVGLSLALKATALGLIVAIPTLMIYNAFMRKVDVLVNRYKASRENA; via the coding sequence ATGGAATTTCTCAAACACAACGTCGATTACGTTATCATCGGTATTTTAGGGCTTATGAGCTTTGTCGTAGTATGGCTCACGATAGAGCGCTTGATCTTTTACGCAAACGTTAAATTTGAAAATTATAAGAATCAAGACGACTTTGAAGAGAGCGTAACTAGAAATTTAACAACGCTTTATATAGTTTATTCAAATGCGCCGTATATCGGGCTTTTGGGTACGGTCGCAGGCATCATGGTGACCTTTTACGACATGGGTATGAGCGGCGGCATCGACACTAAAAGCATCATGGTCGGCCTATCTCTCGCGCTAAAAGCAACCGCGCTAGGCCTCATCGTCGCGATACCTACGCTAATGATCTACAACGCGTTTATGAGAAAAGTGGACGTTTTAGTAAACCGCTACAAGGCTTCACGTGAGAATGCCTAA